In Halorientalis sp. LT38, a genomic segment contains:
- a CDS encoding PRC-barrel domain-containing protein, whose product MDGPTQEITALVGREVYSSNGVFVGEVEDVRLDLDDVQVTGLALHDINRDLFGERVSGNRGVILPYDWVQAVGDVVLVSDIIERLRKPEEEQEEELAA is encoded by the coding sequence ATGGACGGACCAACGCAGGAAATTACTGCCCTCGTGGGGCGGGAAGTGTACTCGAGCAACGGCGTCTTCGTCGGCGAAGTCGAGGACGTGCGACTGGACCTGGACGACGTGCAGGTCACCGGCCTGGCGCTGCACGACATCAACCGCGACCTCTTCGGCGAGCGCGTCTCGGGCAACCGCGGCGTCATCCTGCCCTACGACTGGGTGCAGGCCGTCGGCGACGTCGTGCTCGTCAGCGACATCATCGAACGGCTCCGCAAGCCCGAGGAAGAGCAGGAAGAAGAGCTGGCGGCCTGA
- a CDS encoding DHH family phosphoesterase — MSSAITMASMSTYAILGCGSVGHAVAEELETEGKDVLILDKDEGRVEALRDQDLDARTADIREAATADDIQDRDVLLILSSDVEANLEAVRNVRERGGEQFIVARASDPVSADELTDAGADVVINPSAVIADSALRALETGELEFKATQLADVIEDTDDRMAILIHRSPDPDSIASAAALQLIADSLDVTADIIYQGEIGHQENRAFVNLLGIELRSRSDVDLEDYDTFAMVDHAKGGEPEVDHHVDIVVDHFEPEHDHDAAFVDVRPNVSATSTILTKYIQELDLGLDQHVATALLYGIRAETLDFKRDTTPADLTAAAYLYPFADHDTLEQVESPSMSPETLDVLAEAIRNREVKGSHLISNAGFIRDRDALSQAAQHLLNLEGITTTAVFAIADETIYLAARSKDIRMDIGNVLEDAFSEMGETAGHSTDASAEIPLGIFTGIETNEDNRDTLLQLTEQAVKGKLFQAMGVDGSEGGSNGS, encoded by the coding sequence ATGAGCAGCGCCATTACGATGGCCTCGATGTCTACGTATGCGATTCTCGGGTGTGGGAGCGTGGGGCACGCGGTCGCGGAGGAACTCGAAACCGAAGGCAAAGACGTCCTCATCCTCGACAAGGACGAGGGCCGCGTCGAAGCCCTCCGCGACCAGGACCTCGACGCGCGCACCGCCGACATCCGCGAGGCCGCCACCGCCGACGACATTCAGGACCGCGACGTCCTCCTGATCCTCTCCTCGGACGTCGAGGCGAACCTGGAGGCCGTCCGCAACGTCCGCGAGCGCGGCGGCGAGCAGTTCATCGTCGCCCGCGCCTCCGACCCCGTCTCGGCGGACGAACTCACCGACGCCGGGGCCGACGTGGTCATCAACCCCTCGGCCGTCATCGCCGACTCCGCGCTCCGGGCGCTGGAGACGGGTGAACTCGAGTTCAAGGCCACCCAGCTCGCCGACGTCATCGAGGACACCGACGACCGGATGGCCATCCTGATCCACCGCAGTCCCGACCCCGACTCCATCGCGAGCGCGGCCGCCCTCCAGCTGATCGCCGACAGTCTCGACGTGACCGCGGACATCATCTATCAGGGCGAGATCGGCCACCAGGAGAACCGGGCGTTCGTCAACCTGCTGGGCATCGAACTCCGCTCCCGCAGTGACGTCGACCTCGAGGACTACGACACCTTCGCGATGGTCGACCACGCCAAGGGCGGCGAACCCGAGGTGGACCACCACGTCGACATCGTCGTCGACCACTTCGAGCCCGAACACGACCACGACGCCGCGTTCGTCGACGTCCGCCCCAACGTCTCCGCCACCTCCACCATCCTCACGAAGTATATCCAGGAACTCGACCTCGGCCTGGACCAGCACGTCGCGACCGCGCTGCTCTACGGCATCCGCGCCGAGACGCTCGACTTCAAGCGTGACACGACGCCCGCCGACCTGACCGCCGCGGCCTATCTCTATCCCTTCGCCGACCACGACACGCTCGAACAGGTTGAGTCGCCCTCGATGTCACCCGAGACGCTCGACGTCCTCGCCGAGGCCATCCGCAACCGCGAGGTCAAGGGCTCACATCTCATCTCCAACGCCGGCTTCATCCGCGACCGCGACGCGCTCTCGCAGGCCGCCCAGCACCTCCTCAACCTGGAGGGGATCACCACGACCGCCGTGTTCGCTATCGCCGACGAGACGATCTACCTGGCCGCCCGCTCGAAGGACATCCGCATGGACATCGGGAACGTCCTCGAGGACGCCTTCAGCGAGATGGGCGAGACGGCGGGCCACTCCACCGACGCGAGCGCGGAGATCCCGCTGGGCATCTTCACCGGCATCGAGACGAACGAGGACAACCGCGACACGCTCCTCCAGCTCACCGAGCAGGCAGTGAAGGGGAAACTCTTCCAGGCGATGGGCGTCGACGGCAGCGAGGGCGGCAGTAACGGGAGCTAG